Proteins from a genomic interval of Burkholderia cepacia GG4:
- a CDS encoding DUF2783 domain-containing protein, translating into MPRLDTRPRLADPDAFYEALIDMHRDLSDADSQLVNAKLILLLANQIGDADVLREAMALARQGVTPPVHPAAEVAQ; encoded by the coding sequence ATGCCCCGACTCGACACCCGCCCGCGCCTGGCCGACCCGGACGCGTTCTACGAAGCGCTGATCGACATGCATCGCGACCTGTCCGACGCCGACAGCCAGCTCGTCAACGCGAAGCTGATCCTGCTGCTCGCGAATCAGATCGGCGACGCCGACGTGCTGCGCGAGGCAATGGCGCTCGCGCGCCAGGGCGTGACGCCGCCCGTGCATCCGGCCGCCGAGGTGGCGCAATGA
- a CDS encoding MFS transporter has product MSAAPADARVLEVEHVIDETHRPGFHWMLLVLCGLCLVIDGFDAQAMGYVAPSVIAEWGVPKQALGPVFSASLFGMLLGALGLSVLADRIGRRPVLIGSTLFFAVTMLATPFAGSIPVLMALRFVTGLGLGCIMPNAMALVGEFSPAAHRVKRMMIVSCGFTLGAALGGFISAALIPALGWRSVFFVGGAVPLVLTLAMLARLPESLQFLVLKGRDAQARGWLARFAPQAGIDANTRLVVRERAASGAPVAELFRHGRLPVTLLLWAISFMNLIDLYFLSNWLPTVMRDAGYSPGTAVIVGTVLQTGGVIGTLSLGWFIERYGFVRVLFACFACAAVAVGLIGSVAHALPWLLLVVFAGGFCVVGGQPAVNALAGQYYPTSLRSTGIGWSLGIGRIGSVLGPLVGGQLIALNWTNGALFHAAAVPVLCSALFVLGLAGVTRRSGAQAPNAAMNS; this is encoded by the coding sequence ATGAGCGCGGCGCCGGCCGACGCGCGCGTGCTCGAAGTCGAGCATGTGATCGACGAGACCCATCGTCCGGGGTTTCACTGGATGCTGCTCGTGTTGTGCGGCCTGTGCCTCGTGATCGACGGTTTCGATGCGCAGGCGATGGGTTACGTCGCGCCGAGCGTGATCGCCGAATGGGGTGTGCCGAAGCAGGCGCTCGGGCCGGTGTTCAGCGCGAGCCTGTTCGGGATGCTGCTCGGCGCGCTCGGGCTGTCGGTGCTGGCCGACCGGATCGGGCGGCGCCCGGTGCTGATCGGCTCGACGCTGTTCTTCGCGGTGACGATGCTCGCGACGCCGTTCGCGGGCTCGATCCCCGTGCTGATGGCGCTGCGCTTCGTCACGGGTCTCGGCCTCGGCTGCATCATGCCGAACGCGATGGCGCTGGTCGGCGAGTTCAGCCCGGCCGCGCATCGCGTGAAGCGGATGATGATCGTGTCGTGCGGCTTCACGCTCGGCGCCGCGCTCGGCGGCTTCATCAGCGCCGCGCTGATTCCGGCGCTTGGCTGGCGCTCGGTGTTCTTCGTCGGCGGCGCGGTGCCGCTCGTGCTGACGCTCGCGATGCTCGCGCGGCTGCCCGAGTCGCTGCAGTTCCTGGTGCTGAAAGGGCGCGACGCACAGGCGCGCGGCTGGCTTGCCCGCTTCGCGCCGCAGGCCGGCATCGATGCGAACACGCGACTCGTCGTGCGCGAGCGCGCGGCGAGCGGCGCGCCGGTCGCCGAGCTGTTCCGCCATGGCCGCCTGCCGGTCACGCTGCTGCTGTGGGCCATCAGCTTCATGAACCTGATCGACCTGTACTTCCTGTCGAACTGGCTGCCGACCGTGATGCGCGACGCGGGCTATTCGCCGGGCACCGCGGTGATCGTCGGCACGGTGCTGCAGACGGGCGGCGTGATCGGCACGCTGTCGCTCGGCTGGTTCATCGAACGTTACGGCTTCGTGCGCGTGCTGTTCGCATGCTTCGCGTGTGCGGCCGTCGCGGTAGGCCTGATCGGCTCGGTTGCGCATGCGCTGCCGTGGCTGCTGCTCGTCGTGTTCGCGGGGGGCTTCTGCGTGGTCGGCGGGCAGCCGGCCGTGAATGCGCTCGCGGGCCAGTATTACCCGACGTCGCTGCGCTCGACCGGCATCGGCTGGAGCCTCGGCATCGGCCGGATCGGCTCGGTGCTCGGGCCGCTCGTCGGCGGACAACTGATTGCGCTCAACTGGACCAACGGCGCGCTGTTCCATGCGGCCGCGGTGCCCGTGCTGTGCTCGGCGCTGTTCGTGCTGGGACTGGCTGGCGTAACGCGGCGCAGCGGTGCGCAGGCGCCGAACGCTGCCATGAATTCATGA
- the hmgA gene encoding homogentisate 1,2-dioxygenase gives MTLDLSKPASAGYLSGFGNEFATEALPGALPHGRNSPQRAPYGLYAEQLSGTAFTAPRGHNRRSWLYRIRPAAVHRPFEPFTGPQRLVSEFGDSADVPPTPPNQLRWDPLPMPVEPTDFVEGMVTMAGNGSAAAMNGCAIHLYAANRSMQDRFFYSADGELLIVPQQGRLFIATEFGRLDVEPFEIAVIPRGVRFSVALPDGDARGYLCENFGAQLRLPDLGPIGSNGLANPRDFLTPQAAYEDREGAFELVAKLNGRLWRADIGHSPFDVVAWHGNYAPYKYDLRLFNTIGSISFDHPDPSIFLVLQSQSDTPGVDAIDFVIFPPRWLAAEDTFRPPWFHRNVASEFMGLVHGAYDAKAEGFVPGGASLHNCMSGHGPDADTFEKASAGDTTKPHKVDATMAFMFETRTLIRPTRYALDTAQLQADYFECWQGIKKHFNPEQK, from the coding sequence ATGACGCTTGACCTGTCGAAACCGGCGTCCGCCGGCTACCTGAGCGGTTTCGGAAACGAATTCGCGACCGAGGCGCTGCCCGGCGCGCTGCCGCACGGCCGCAACTCGCCGCAGCGCGCGCCGTACGGGCTGTATGCGGAGCAGCTGTCGGGCACCGCGTTTACCGCGCCGCGCGGCCACAACCGCCGCTCGTGGCTGTACCGGATTCGGCCGGCGGCCGTGCACCGGCCGTTCGAGCCGTTCACGGGCCCGCAGCGGCTCGTGTCGGAATTCGGCGATTCGGCCGACGTGCCGCCGACGCCGCCGAACCAGCTGCGCTGGGATCCGCTGCCGATGCCGGTCGAGCCGACCGATTTCGTCGAAGGGATGGTGACGATGGCCGGCAACGGCTCGGCCGCCGCGATGAACGGCTGCGCGATCCATCTGTATGCGGCGAACCGCTCGATGCAGGACCGCTTCTTCTACAGCGCCGACGGCGAACTGCTGATCGTGCCGCAGCAGGGCCGGCTCTTCATCGCGACCGAATTCGGCCGGCTCGACGTCGAGCCGTTCGAGATCGCGGTGATCCCGCGCGGCGTGCGTTTTTCCGTCGCGCTGCCGGACGGCGACGCGCGCGGCTATCTCTGCGAGAACTTCGGCGCGCAGCTGCGCCTGCCGGACCTCGGCCCGATCGGTTCGAACGGGCTCGCGAATCCGCGCGACTTCCTGACGCCGCAGGCCGCTTACGAGGATCGCGAAGGTGCGTTCGAGCTGGTCGCGAAGCTCAACGGCCGCCTGTGGCGCGCCGACATCGGCCATTCGCCGTTCGACGTCGTCGCGTGGCACGGCAACTACGCGCCGTACAAATACGACCTGCGCCTGTTCAACACGATCGGCTCGATCAGCTTCGACCATCCCGATCCGTCGATCTTCCTCGTGCTGCAGTCGCAGAGCGATACGCCGGGCGTCGACGCGATCGACTTCGTGATCTTCCCGCCGCGCTGGCTCGCGGCCGAGGATACGTTCCGCCCGCCCTGGTTCCACCGCAACGTCGCGAGCGAGTTCATGGGGCTCGTGCACGGCGCGTATGACGCGAAGGCCGAAGGCTTCGTGCCGGGCGGCGCGAGCCTGCACAACTGCATGTCGGGCCACGGGCCCGACGCGGACACGTTCGAGAAGGCGTCGGCGGGCGACACGACGAAGCCGCACAAGGTCGACGCGACGATGGCGTTCATGTTCGAAACCCGCACGCTGATCCGGCCGACGCGCTACGCGCTCGACACCGCGCAGCTGCAGGCCGACTACTTCGAATGCTGGCAAGGCATCAAGAAACACTTCAATCCGGAGCAAAAATGA
- a CDS encoding MFS transporter: MKAILNRDFLALILSVAVVGLGTGATMPLTALALTEAGHGTNVVGMLTAAQALGGLAIVPFVTALARRIGARRAIVVSVVLLAAATALMQFTSNLLVWGVLRVLCGAALMLLFTIGEAWVNQLADDSTRGRVVAIYATNFTLFQMAGPVLVSQIAGATSIRFALCGALFLLALPTLATIRRAPLAGDDAHHEAHDSWLALLPRMPALIIGTGFFALFDTLALSLLPLYAMDHGVASATAVLLASIMLFGDTAMQFPIGWLADKLGRERVHLGAGWIVLAGLPLLPFVIANPWLCWPLLFVLGAAAGSIYTLSLVACGERFRGAALVTASSLVSASWSAASFGGPLVAGALMEQLGSNALIGVLVVCVAAFVAAALWERRATLQRAV; the protein is encoded by the coding sequence ATGAAAGCCATTCTCAATCGTGATTTCCTCGCGCTGATCCTGAGCGTCGCGGTGGTCGGTCTCGGCACCGGCGCCACCATGCCGCTCACCGCGCTCGCGCTGACCGAGGCCGGGCACGGCACCAACGTCGTCGGCATGCTGACGGCCGCGCAGGCCCTCGGCGGCCTCGCGATCGTCCCGTTCGTCACCGCGCTCGCGCGGCGCATCGGCGCGCGCCGCGCGATCGTCGTGTCGGTCGTGCTGCTCGCCGCGGCCACCGCGCTGATGCAGTTCACGTCGAACCTGCTCGTGTGGGGCGTGCTGCGCGTGCTGTGCGGCGCCGCGCTGATGCTGCTGTTCACGATCGGCGAGGCGTGGGTCAACCAGCTCGCCGACGATTCGACGCGCGGCCGCGTGGTCGCGATCTACGCGACCAATTTCACGCTGTTCCAGATGGCCGGCCCCGTGCTCGTCAGCCAGATCGCGGGCGCGACGAGCATCCGCTTCGCGCTGTGCGGCGCGCTGTTCCTGCTCGCGCTGCCGACGCTCGCGACGATCCGGCGCGCCCCGCTCGCCGGCGACGACGCGCATCACGAGGCACACGACAGCTGGCTCGCCTTGCTGCCGCGCATGCCCGCGCTGATCATCGGCACCGGCTTCTTCGCGCTGTTCGATACGCTCGCGCTGTCGCTGCTGCCGCTCTACGCGATGGATCACGGCGTCGCCAGCGCGACCGCCGTGCTGCTCGCGTCGATCATGCTGTTCGGCGACACCGCGATGCAATTCCCGATCGGCTGGCTCGCAGACAAGCTCGGCCGCGAACGCGTGCACCTCGGCGCCGGCTGGATCGTGCTCGCCGGCCTGCCGCTGCTGCCGTTCGTGATCGCGAACCCGTGGCTGTGCTGGCCGCTGCTGTTCGTGCTCGGCGCGGCGGCCGGCAGCATCTACACGCTGTCGCTCGTCGCGTGCGGCGAACGCTTCCGCGGCGCGGCGCTCGTCACCGCGAGCTCGCTCGTGTCGGCATCGTGGAGCGCCGCGAGCTTCGGCGGCCCGCTGGTTGCGGGCGCGTTGATGGAGCAACTGGGCAGCAACGCGCTGATCGGCGTGCTGGTCGTCTGCGTCGCCGCGTTCGTCGCGGCCGCGCTGTGGGAACGACGCGCGACGTTGCAGCGGGCGGTCTGA
- a CDS encoding EAL domain-containing protein — MIPPNIPELVARAGQLPYLREHLALADGGTACANLPERTLASAYDPIYDVTMPGAPQSTSFADAIERYGDELGFQAVTLVTGAAHDPVDSAVDDQALVAIDRLSRALHAINFFGAQRHGLLFLRVHERLLKSVKYDHGKHFSSVLQRFGLPVERIVIELPAVAVAHKTFLGYLTRSYQHHGFKVADKLPDPGRILAVESEMARPDYIKMDAGIALRDGMVKALVAYAQRVRIPLIFDGVVDETQCELLRQHDVRFMQGPVFAKVVPA, encoded by the coding sequence ATGATTCCGCCCAACATTCCCGAGCTGGTCGCCCGCGCCGGGCAACTGCCGTATCTACGGGAACACCTTGCGCTCGCCGACGGCGGCACCGCGTGCGCGAATCTGCCGGAGCGCACGCTCGCCAGTGCGTACGACCCGATCTACGACGTGACGATGCCGGGCGCGCCGCAGTCGACCTCGTTCGCCGATGCGATCGAGCGCTACGGCGACGAACTCGGCTTCCAGGCCGTCACGCTCGTCACCGGCGCCGCACACGATCCGGTCGACTCGGCCGTGGACGACCAGGCGCTCGTCGCGATCGACCGGTTGTCGCGCGCGCTGCACGCGATCAACTTCTTCGGCGCGCAGCGCCACGGGCTGCTGTTCCTGCGTGTGCACGAACGGCTGCTCAAGAGCGTGAAGTACGACCACGGCAAGCATTTCTCGTCGGTGCTGCAGCGCTTCGGGCTGCCGGTCGAGCGGATCGTGATCGAGCTGCCGGCGGTCGCGGTCGCGCACAAGACCTTCCTCGGCTACCTGACGCGCAGCTACCAACATCACGGCTTCAAGGTCGCGGACAAGCTGCCCGATCCGGGCCGCATCCTCGCGGTCGAATCGGAGATGGCGCGGCCCGACTACATCAAGATGGATGCGGGCATCGCGCTGCGCGACGGGATGGTGAAGGCGCTGGTCGCGTATGCGCAGCGCGTGCGGATTCCGCTGATTTTCGACGGCGTCGTCGACGAGACGCAGTGCGAGCTGCTGCGCCAGCACGACGTGCGGTTCATGCAGGGGCCGGTGTTCGCGAAAGTCGTGCCGGCGTGA
- a CDS encoding MFS transporter, producing the protein MPLPLFALAVAAFGIGTTEFVIMGLLPNVARDLGVSIPAAGMLVSGYALGVTIGAPILAIVTAKMPRKRALMGLIGLFIAGNLFCAIAPGYMVLMAARVVTAFCHGAFFGIGSVVASNLVAPNRRAQAIALMFTGLTLANVLGVPLGTALGQAYGWRATFWAVTGIGIAAAAALAVCLPKNLAMPDTSITREFSVLKHPQVLMVLGISVLASASLFSVFTYITPILEDVTGFSPRQVTYVLLLFGLGLTVGGTLGGKLADWRRMPSLIATLALIGVVLALLAGTMHLPFAMLATIFVWGILAFAIVPPLQILIVDRASDAPNLASTLNQGAFNLGNATGAWLGGMAIGSGMSLVNLPWVGAAMAVAALALTLWSASLERRPVSGPTGYV; encoded by the coding sequence ATGCCCTTACCTCTTTTCGCCCTTGCCGTCGCCGCATTTGGAATCGGTACCACCGAGTTCGTGATCATGGGCCTGCTGCCCAACGTCGCCCGCGATCTCGGCGTGTCGATCCCGGCCGCCGGGATGCTCGTGTCGGGCTATGCGCTCGGCGTGACGATCGGTGCGCCGATCCTCGCGATCGTCACCGCGAAGATGCCGCGCAAGCGTGCGCTGATGGGCCTGATCGGGCTGTTCATCGCAGGCAACCTGTTCTGCGCGATCGCGCCCGGCTACATGGTGCTGATGGCCGCGCGGGTCGTCACCGCGTTCTGCCACGGCGCGTTCTTCGGGATCGGCTCGGTGGTCGCGAGCAACCTCGTCGCGCCGAACCGCCGCGCGCAGGCGATCGCGCTGATGTTCACCGGCCTCACGCTCGCGAACGTGCTCGGCGTACCGCTCGGCACCGCGCTCGGCCAGGCCTACGGCTGGCGCGCGACGTTCTGGGCCGTCACCGGCATCGGCATCGCCGCGGCCGCCGCGCTCGCGGTGTGCCTGCCGAAGAACCTCGCGATGCCCGACACCAGCATCACGCGCGAATTCAGCGTGCTGAAGCATCCGCAGGTGCTGATGGTGCTCGGCATCAGCGTGCTCGCGTCCGCGAGCCTGTTCAGCGTGTTCACCTACATCACGCCGATCCTCGAGGACGTGACGGGCTTCTCGCCGCGCCAGGTCACCTACGTGCTGCTGCTGTTCGGCCTCGGCCTGACCGTCGGCGGCACGCTCGGCGGCAAGCTCGCCGACTGGCGCCGGATGCCGTCGCTGATCGCGACGCTCGCGCTGATCGGCGTCGTGCTCGCGCTGCTCGCCGGCACGATGCACCTGCCGTTCGCCATGCTCGCGACGATTTTCGTGTGGGGCATCCTCGCGTTCGCGATCGTACCGCCGCTGCAGATCCTGATCGTCGATCGCGCGAGCGATGCGCCGAACCTCGCGTCGACGCTGAACCAGGGCGCGTTCAACCTCGGCAACGCGACCGGTGCGTGGCTCGGCGGGATGGCGATCGGCTCCGGCATGTCGCTCGTGAACCTGCCGTGGGTCGGTGCCGCGATGGCCGTCGCGGCGCTCGCGCTCACGCTGTGGTCGGCGTCGCTCGAACGCCGACCGGTGAGCGGGCCGACCGGATACGTATGA
- the fahA gene encoding fumarylacetoacetase translates to MSDTQDWRATLDPARKSWVETANDPACDFPIQNLPFGIFSDAKQAARRAGVALGDQIVDLAALARAGLVTLPAGADVFAAPTLNAFIALGRDAWRSVRVQLSALFSQDHARLRDDASLRSQVLVAQRDVTLHLPVEIPGYTDFYSSKEHATNVGSMFRDPKNALLPNWSEMPIGYNGRASSVVVSGTPVRRPNGQLKLPDQERPVFGACRKLDIELETGFIVGHGNALGEPIACEDAEAHIFGMVLLNDWSARDIQQWEYVPLGPFNAKTFATTISPWIVTLDALEPFRTAQPEQSPQPLAYLQHAGKHAFDIALEVTLRAEGAAEATSICRTNFKHMYWTMAQQLAHHTVAGCNTRVGDLMGSGTISGPTKDSFGSLLELTWNGKEPLALNGGGSRAFIEDGDELTLAGWCQGDGYRVGFGACVGKILPARGA, encoded by the coding sequence ATGAGCGACACCCAAGACTGGCGCGCGACGCTCGACCCGGCTCGCAAGAGCTGGGTCGAGACGGCGAACGATCCCGCCTGCGATTTCCCGATCCAGAACCTGCCGTTCGGGATCTTCAGCGATGCGAAGCAGGCGGCGCGCCGTGCGGGCGTCGCGCTTGGCGACCAGATCGTCGACCTCGCGGCGCTCGCGCGTGCGGGCCTCGTGACGCTGCCGGCCGGCGCCGACGTGTTCGCCGCGCCGACGCTCAACGCGTTCATCGCGCTCGGCCGCGATGCATGGCGCAGCGTGCGCGTGCAGCTGTCGGCGCTGTTCTCGCAAGACCACGCGCGGTTGCGCGACGATGCTTCGCTGCGCTCGCAAGTGCTGGTCGCGCAGCGCGACGTGACGCTGCACCTGCCGGTCGAGATTCCCGGCTACACTGATTTCTACTCGTCGAAGGAACATGCGACCAACGTCGGTTCGATGTTCCGTGATCCGAAGAATGCGCTGCTGCCGAACTGGTCGGAAATGCCGATCGGCTACAACGGCCGCGCGTCGTCGGTGGTCGTGAGCGGCACGCCGGTGCGGCGCCCGAACGGGCAGCTGAAGCTGCCCGACCAGGAGCGCCCGGTGTTCGGCGCGTGCCGCAAGCTCGACATCGAACTGGAGACGGGCTTCATCGTCGGCCACGGCAATGCACTCGGCGAGCCGATCGCGTGCGAGGATGCCGAAGCGCATATCTTCGGGATGGTGCTGCTGAACGACTGGAGCGCGCGCGACATCCAGCAGTGGGAATACGTGCCGCTCGGCCCGTTCAACGCGAAGACCTTCGCGACGACGATCTCGCCGTGGATCGTCACGCTCGACGCGCTCGAACCGTTCCGCACCGCGCAGCCCGAGCAGTCGCCGCAGCCGCTCGCGTATCTGCAGCATGCTGGCAAGCACGCGTTCGACATCGCGCTCGAAGTGACGCTGCGTGCCGAAGGCGCCGCCGAGGCGACGTCGATCTGCCGCACCAACTTCAAGCACATGTACTGGACGATGGCGCAGCAGCTCGCGCATCACACGGTCGCGGGCTGCAATACGCGGGTTGGCGACCTGATGGGCTCGGGCACGATCAGCGGGCCGACCAAGGATTCGTTCGGCAGCCTGCTCGAACTGACGTGGAACGGCAAGGAACCGCTGGCGCTGAACGGTGGCGGCAGCCGCGCGTTTATCGAGGACGGCGACGAACTCACGCTCGCGGGATGGTGCCAGGGCGACGGCTATCGCGTTGGCTTCGGCGCGTGCGTGGGCAAGATCCTGCCGGCGCGCGGCGCCTGA
- a CDS encoding FAD-dependent oxidoreductase: MATMSIDYQTLKFDYRPRATRAAGDDAAIHPVIVVGAGPVGLSAAIDLAQQGVPVVLLDDDDTLSTGSRAICFAKRTLEIFDRLGCGERFVDKGVSWHVGKVFLQDEQLYAFDLLPEEGHARPAFINLQQYYVEGYLAERALELPNLDIRWKHQVTGVAQSADHAALTVETPEGIETLRARYVIAADGSRSPMRAAMGLESRGRTFKDRFLIADVKMKAEFPTERWFWFDPPFHRNQSVLLHRQPDNVWRIDFQLGWDADPVAEKQPERVIPRVRALLGADVEFELEWVSVYTFRCQRMDTFRHGRVLFAGDSAHGVSPFGARGANSGVQDADNLAWKLKLVLDGRSDDRLLDTYASEREFAADENIRHSTRSTDFITPKSAVSRVFRDATLKLARDCEFARKLVNSGRLSVPAVLTDSPLNTPDRTGDTFACAMRPGAAAADAPVRAQGAAGWLLKHLGDGFAGVLFGLPGDAAALAQALDGLALPVRPVLIVPAGHATPVAGVDVVEDVDGFAAQRYDAKPGTFYLLRPDQHVCARLRALDRQAIADALARATCAC, encoded by the coding sequence ATGGCAACCATGAGCATCGATTACCAGACGCTGAAGTTCGACTACCGCCCGCGCGCGACGCGGGCCGCCGGCGATGACGCGGCGATCCACCCGGTGATCGTCGTCGGCGCGGGCCCGGTGGGCCTGTCGGCCGCGATCGACCTCGCGCAGCAGGGCGTGCCGGTCGTGCTGCTCGACGACGACGACACGTTGTCGACGGGTTCGCGCGCGATCTGCTTCGCGAAGCGCACACTCGAGATCTTCGATCGGCTCGGCTGCGGCGAGCGCTTCGTCGACAAGGGCGTGAGCTGGCATGTCGGCAAGGTGTTCCTGCAGGACGAACAACTGTATGCATTCGACCTGCTGCCGGAGGAAGGCCACGCGCGCCCCGCGTTCATCAACCTGCAGCAGTACTACGTCGAAGGCTATCTGGCCGAGCGCGCGCTCGAGTTGCCGAACCTCGACATCCGCTGGAAGCACCAGGTGACGGGCGTCGCGCAGTCGGCGGACCATGCGGCGCTGACCGTCGAGACACCGGAAGGCATCGAGACGCTGCGCGCGCGCTACGTGATCGCGGCCGACGGCTCGCGCAGCCCGATGCGCGCGGCGATGGGGCTCGAGAGCCGCGGCCGCACGTTCAAGGATCGCTTCCTGATCGCCGACGTGAAGATGAAGGCGGAATTCCCGACCGAGCGCTGGTTCTGGTTCGATCCGCCGTTCCACCGCAACCAGTCGGTGCTGCTGCATCGCCAGCCCGACAACGTGTGGCGCATCGACTTCCAGCTCGGCTGGGATGCCGATCCGGTCGCCGAGAAGCAGCCGGAGCGCGTGATCCCGCGTGTGCGTGCGCTGCTCGGGGCGGACGTCGAGTTCGAGCTGGAATGGGTGAGCGTTTATACGTTCCGCTGCCAACGGATGGATACGTTCCGTCACGGCCGCGTGCTGTTCGCGGGCGATTCCGCGCACGGCGTGTCGCCGTTCGGCGCGCGCGGCGCGAACAGCGGCGTGCAGGACGCGGACAACCTCGCATGGAAGCTGAAGCTCGTGCTCGACGGCCGCTCGGACGACCGCCTGCTCGACACCTATGCGAGCGAGCGTGAGTTCGCGGCGGACGAGAACATCCGCCACTCGACGCGCTCGACCGACTTCATCACGCCGAAGAGTGCGGTGTCGCGCGTGTTCCGCGACGCGACGCTGAAGCTCGCGCGCGACTGCGAGTTCGCGCGCAAGCTCGTGAACAGCGGCCGCTTGTCGGTGCCGGCCGTGCTGACCGATTCGCCGCTGAACACGCCGGACCGCACCGGCGACACGTTCGCGTGCGCGATGCGCCCGGGCGCGGCAGCGGCCGATGCGCCGGTGCGCGCGCAGGGCGCAGCGGGCTGGCTGCTGAAGCATCTGGGCGACGGCTTCGCGGGTGTGCTGTTCGGGCTGCCGGGCGACGCCGCCGCGCTCGCGCAGGCGCTCGACGGTCTCGCGCTGCCGGTGCGGCCGGTGCTGATCGTGCCGGCCGGGCACGCGACACCGGTGGCCGGCGTCGACGTCGTGGAGGACGTCGACGGTTTCGCCGCGCAGCGCTACGACGCGAAGCCCGGCACGTTCTATCTGCTGCGCCCCGATCAGCACGTCTGCGCACGGCTGCGTGCGCTCGATCGCCAGGCGATCGCCGACGCACTGGCGCGCGCGACCTGCGCATGCTGA